From the genome of Flavobacterium ovatum, one region includes:
- a CDS encoding TonB-dependent receptor, translating into MTRNNSIFYILFLMCQFVWAQSDSIHKLKEVVVSDTYLKQFKNTQSIQHLNDSLISRNGASLTSLLNFNTVLYFKENGLGMVSSPSFRGTSAQQTAVIWNGININSQLLGQTDFNTISTRGFNSIDVKAGGGSVVYGSGAVGGTIHLNNDLKFTDTFTNDLQINYGDFNTLSAVYGITAATQNISFDASFSRTSSDNDFKFVGKEDRNLNGQYYNNVLDVAFGYKINHKNSLKFYSEIYDGERHFSLTSPNATKTKYQDFNTRNLLSWGSSFGIFTTDLKLAYITEHYNYFEDINRDGLSSGGVRSFIGKYSLDYTVFKNTKITTLIDYTRNNGTGSGIEKNSRDIAGASLLWKQQLTQQWNYEGSLRKEFSNVYKSPVLFSVGSRYSFSKVYDLKFNFSKNYRIPTFNDLYWVGSGNLDLKPEQSYQIEIGNDFHYNGFRATVTAYGSKIDDMIRWLPTNSGNWSPINTDKVAIYGAEALLGYSKKWNSHSFGFSGTYSYTVSKDERTQKQLFYVPYHKLTGALQYNYKKVAAYYQLMYTGDVFTTSDNSPKYILNAYTVSNVGVDYNFSKKNIFKVGIKAANLWNENYQALPSRYMPGRNLTIYLNLNY; encoded by the coding sequence ATGACAAGAAATAACTCGATTTTTTACATCTTATTTTTGATGTGCCAGTTTGTATGGGCACAATCCGACAGTATTCATAAGTTAAAGGAAGTTGTCGTTTCAGACACTTACCTTAAACAGTTTAAGAATACGCAGTCTATTCAGCATTTGAATGATTCCTTAATCAGTCGAAATGGAGCTTCGCTTACCTCACTTTTGAATTTCAACACGGTACTTTATTTTAAAGAAAATGGTCTGGGAATGGTTTCTTCTCCATCTTTTAGAGGGACTTCGGCACAGCAAACAGCAGTAATTTGGAACGGAATAAACATTAATTCACAACTTTTAGGGCAAACCGATTTCAATACGATCTCAACTCGTGGCTTTAATTCGATTGATGTAAAAGCAGGTGGCGGAAGCGTTGTCTATGGTAGTGGTGCTGTTGGTGGTACAATTCATTTGAATAATGACTTAAAATTTACCGATACATTTACCAATGATTTGCAAATTAACTACGGTGATTTTAATACGCTAAGTGCGGTATATGGAATTACAGCTGCAACCCAAAACATCAGTTTTGATGCTAGTTTTTCTCGCACTAGTTCTGATAATGATTTTAAGTTTGTTGGTAAAGAAGATCGGAATTTAAATGGGCAATATTATAATAATGTGCTAGATGTAGCTTTTGGATATAAAATAAATCACAAGAATAGCTTGAAATTTTATAGCGAAATTTATGATGGTGAACGTCATTTTTCCCTAACCTCTCCAAATGCAACCAAAACAAAATACCAAGATTTTAATACTCGAAATTTACTGAGTTGGGGCAGCTCATTTGGGATTTTTACGACCGATTTAAAGTTAGCTTATATTACAGAGCACTATAATTATTTTGAAGATATCAATAGGGACGGACTTAGTTCTGGAGGCGTGAGAAGCTTTATTGGAAAGTACAGTCTTGATTATACAGTATTTAAAAATACTAAAATAACCACTCTTATTGATTATACAAGGAACAATGGAACGGGTTCTGGAATAGAAAAAAATAGTCGTGACATTGCAGGTGCTAGCCTTCTGTGGAAACAACAATTAACGCAGCAATGGAATTACGAAGGAAGTCTGAGGAAAGAATTCTCAAATGTATATAAAAGTCCCGTGCTTTTTTCTGTTGGATCTCGATATTCTTTTTCTAAAGTATATGACTTAAAGTTTAATTTTTCTAAAAATTATAGAATTCCAACCTTTAATGATTTGTATTGGGTCGGAAGCGGAAATTTAGATTTAAAACCGGAGCAATCCTATCAAATAGAAATTGGAAATGATTTTCACTATAATGGTTTTCGAGCAACAGTTACGGCTTACGGTTCCAAGATTGATGATATGATTCGCTGGTTGCCTACAAACTCCGGGAATTGGTCACCTATCAATACCGATAAGGTTGCTATTTATGGTGCTGAAGCTTTGTTGGGGTATTCAAAAAAATGGAATTCGCATAGTTTTGGTTTTAGTGGAACCTACTCTTATACGGTTTCAAAAGACGAGAGAACTCAAAAACAACTTTTCTACGTGCCATACCATAAACTTACGGGAGCATTGCAATACAATTACAAAAAAGTAGCTGCCTATTATCAGTTGATGTACACTGGTGATGTTTTTACAACTTCAGATAATAGTCCTAAGTATATTCTAAATGCTTACACTGTTTCTAATGTAGGGGTTGATTATAATTTTAGCAAAAAAAATATTTTTAAAGTAGGTATAAAAGCAGCCAATCTTTGGAACGAAAATTATCAAGCGCTACCTAGCCGCTATATGCCTGGGCGAAATTTAACTATTTATTTGAATCTTAATTATTAA